The DNA region TCCTCCATGCGGGCCTCATAAAGCTCCCTTTCCCCTGCCCGCACCTCTTCCTTAGAGAAGCCCAGGAAGCTGTGCCGGCCCGGAAGGAGGGCCAGGGCCTCCCGTATGGCCTCGAGGTCCAAGGTGTGGCGAACCCAAAGGGCCCGGTGGCGGAGGAGGGGGGAGGGGTAGGGCCTCAGGAGGATGCGGTAATGGTAGGCCCGCCAAAGGGCGTCCTTGCGGGCATGGAAGTCTGGAGCCACCTCCTTGGCGGCGATCACCTTCAGGTCCTCGGGGAGGAGGCGGTTTAGGGCCTCGGGGATCCTTTCCGCGGGGATCCGGCTCAGGAGGTCAAGGTGGAAGGGCATGGCCAGGGCGTGCACCCCAGCGTCCGTGCGGCCCGCGGCCACCGCCTTGGGCAGGGCCCCGATTTCCGGCAACACCCTTTCCAGCTCCCCCTGCACGGTGCGCAGGCCCGGTCGCTGGCGCTGAAGCCCAGCGAAATGGGTTCCGTCGTACTCGGCAAGGATCAGGATGCGGCGCACGCTTTAAGCTTAGTCCGCACCCACGGGGGCCCTGGAGGGATGCCCCTCGAGGGCCACGCCCTTTCCCACCACCTTAAGCCGCACCCGGTCCCCCACGCGGAAGGGGCTTTCCGGTCCTTCCTGCACCAGGATCTCCTTCTCCGGGGAGAAGAGGCGCACCCGGTAGGTGAGGTCGTGCCCCTTGAAC from Thermus neutrinimicus includes:
- the truA gene encoding tRNA pseudouridine(38-40) synthase TruA; this translates as MRRILILAEYDGTHFAGLQRQRPGLRTVQGELERVLPEIGALPKAVAAGRTDAGVHALAMPFHLDLLSRIPAERIPEALNRLLPEDLKVIAAKEVAPDFHARKDALWRAYHYRILLRPYPSPLLRHRALWVRHTLDLEAIREALALLPGRHSFLGFSKEEVRAGERELYEARMEEVEGELGPELRFYFRGQSFLRGQVRGMVGTLLEVGLGKRPPESIRLILQSQDRSQAGPSAPPQGLYFLEAAYPPEKLTPS